In Halobaculum halobium, a genomic segment contains:
- a CDS encoding polymer-forming cytoskeletal protein — protein MSPTEAIPLLIVVLLMLSVGGGDVQEMSVTFQGATDLDSLADVHVVAGGTTTVPADATVDGDIYVIGGSAAIEGTVDGDVTLLNGNLSVDDAATVTGSLQTYSGSAAVSSDASVGRVSQFEAPTPSSSPAQRAGGFLLQFLVLGAFGWWLVDRHPLVIENVGAAITDHALVSAVVGSLGATTLLVLFVYMAFTLVLLPLAIVGLFAEFLTILYGQAVFGYLIGTRLPIESDGVATLAGIGTLLLALELFGFVPFLGGLAQLAIAVVGFGAVVNTYFGLQRFEPITIPGGA, from the coding sequence GTGAGTCCGACGGAAGCCATCCCGCTTCTCATCGTCGTCCTCCTCATGCTCTCCGTCGGCGGCGGCGACGTGCAAGAGATGTCCGTGACGTTCCAAGGCGCCACCGACCTCGATTCGCTCGCGGACGTCCACGTGGTCGCCGGCGGGACCACCACCGTCCCCGCGGACGCGACAGTGGACGGCGACATCTACGTGATCGGCGGCAGCGCAGCCATCGAGGGGACCGTCGACGGGGACGTGACTCTCCTCAACGGGAATCTCTCGGTAGACGACGCCGCGACTGTGACCGGGTCCCTTCAGACGTATTCGGGATCGGCCGCGGTCAGTTCGGATGCATCGGTGGGCCGCGTCTCCCAATTCGAGGCACCAACCCCTTCCAGTTCGCCCGCACAGCGGGCCGGGGGCTTCCTCCTCCAATTCCTCGTCCTCGGCGCGTTCGGGTGGTGGCTGGTCGACCGACACCCGCTCGTCATCGAGAACGTCGGCGCGGCGATCACCGACCACGCGCTTGTCAGCGCCGTCGTCGGCAGCCTCGGTGCAACGACGCTGCTCGTCCTGTTCGTCTATATGGCGTTCACCCTCGTCCTGCTCCCGCTCGCCATCGTCGGGCTGTTCGCCGAGTTCCTGACCATTCTCTACGGTCAAGCCGTGTTCGGGTATCTCATCGGAACGCGCCTTCCGATCGAATCAGACGGCGTCGCGACGCTCGCCGGAATCGGCACGCTCCTGCTCGCCCTCGAGCTCTTCGGGTTCGTACCGTTCCTCGGTGGACTCGCACAACTAGCGATCGCAGTCGTCGGGTTCGGCGCCGTGGTAAACACGTACTTCGGCCTCCAGCGGTTCGAGCCCATCACCATTCCGGGAGGAGCCTAG
- a CDS encoding MFS transporter translates to MVAGYYYNITFVQLGLIDLGTRLVGMTETAVSMWMAALALVTLLVAAVTGLTMDRSGWSTDLRTKLRLLFGVVCVQFALTLVAPTIRTVPAFGAWIVFASVGLGVGFPVSFSLAIDLVPVPDRGYVAAAITAIAYFLANAISLSWSVDVFSRVLVAAMAPGLLLLGVLSFASFDRLDAVLDALGAQHERYGTGRFCRGEPIRARNLAFVVPVVLMFGVFFIDSLGFLRIIDTPSLLLSSWQSPDLSTRLFIAAAHVVGAVMAGVIYANYSLSRIFLWTFALFALTHVMYTSDLRFAAVFPAIAGNGTSPLNPASYAVAVSFYTTLNFALWPDLSTPQTIGTHSAIGIGVAGWLATFSSTALALYFQATELTLLSHLNVVQALSLLLLFGLAVGLYARRMVELARGDGGASA, encoded by the coding sequence ATGGTCGCCGGCTACTATTACAACATCACGTTCGTCCAGTTGGGGCTCATCGACCTCGGCACGCGGCTCGTCGGGATGACCGAAACGGCCGTCTCGATGTGGATGGCTGCGCTCGCACTCGTGACACTCCTCGTCGCAGCCGTGACCGGCTTGACGATGGACCGAAGCGGTTGGAGCACGGACCTCCGAACGAAACTCCGACTGCTGTTCGGCGTCGTCTGCGTTCAGTTCGCACTCACGCTCGTCGCCCCGACGATTCGGACCGTCCCCGCGTTCGGCGCGTGGATCGTCTTCGCGTCGGTCGGGCTCGGTGTCGGCTTTCCCGTTTCCTTCTCGCTCGCCATCGATCTCGTTCCGGTTCCGGACCGCGGATACGTCGCCGCAGCGATCACGGCGATCGCATATTTTCTAGCGAACGCGATTTCGCTTTCCTGGTCAGTCGACGTTTTCAGTCGAGTACTGGTGGCCGCGATGGCACCGGGGCTCCTGCTGCTTGGCGTCCTGTCGTTCGCCAGTTTCGATCGTCTCGATGCGGTCCTCGACGCGCTCGGCGCGCAACACGAGCGGTACGGTACCGGACGGTTCTGTCGCGGGGAACCGATTCGGGCGCGGAATCTGGCGTTCGTGGTCCCGGTCGTCTTGATGTTCGGCGTGTTCTTCATCGATAGCCTCGGATTTCTTCGGATTATTGACACGCCGTCGCTTCTGCTGAGTTCCTGGCAGTCGCCGGACCTCTCGACGCGGCTGTTCATCGCCGCCGCACACGTCGTCGGCGCGGTGATGGCCGGGGTCATCTACGCGAACTACTCGCTCTCGCGGATCTTCCTCTGGACGTTCGCACTGTTCGCTCTCACACACGTCATGTACACGTCCGACCTGCGATTCGCCGCGGTGTTTCCCGCGATCGCGGGGAACGGAACGTCCCCGCTGAATCCCGCCAGCTACGCAGTCGCGGTGAGTTTCTACACGACGCTGAACTTCGCACTCTGGCCCGACCTCTCCACGCCGCAGACGATCGGCACCCATTCAGCGATCGGGATCGGCGTCGCCGGATGGCTCGCCACGTTCTCCAGTACCGCGCTCGCGCTGTACTTCCAGGCGACCGAGCTCACGCTCCTTTCACATCTGAACGTGGTGCAGGCACTCTCGCTACTCCTCTTGTTCGGGCTCGCCGTGGGTCTGTACGCGAGACGGATGGTCGAACTCGCTCGCGGCGACGGAGGTGCGAGCGCGTGA